One region of Mesomycoplasma ovipneumoniae genomic DNA includes:
- the tuf gene encoding elongation factor Tu, with product MAVVKTGAKKDFDRSKEHINIGTIGHVDHGKTTLTAAISTVLSKKGLAEAKDYASIDAAPEEKARGITINTAHIEYSTDKRHYAHVDCPGHADYIKNMITGAAQMDGAILVVAATDGPMPQTREHILLSKQVGVPKMVVFLNKIDLLEGEEEMVDLVEVEIRELLSSYDFDGDNTPIIRGSARGALEGKPEWEAKVLELMDAVDSYIDSPVREMDKPFLMAVEDVFTITGRGTVATGKVERGQVKLNEEVEIVGYRPEPKKTVVTGIEMFNKNLQSAMAGDNAGVLLRGVDRKDIERGQVIAKPKTIIPHTKFKAAIYALKKEEGGRHTPFFKNYKPQFYFRTTDVTGGIEFEAGREMVIPGDNVDLTVELIAPIAVEQGTKFSIREGGRTVGAGTVTEIIK from the coding sequence ATGGCAGTTGTTAAAACTGGTGCAAAAAAAGATTTTGACCGTTCAAAAGAGCATATCAATATTGGGACAATTGGTCATGTTGACCACGGAAAAACCACTCTAACAGCGGCAATTTCAACTGTATTATCAAAAAAAGGTCTAGCTGAAGCAAAGGATTATGCTTCTATTGACGCAGCCCCTGAAGAAAAAGCGCGTGGAATTACAATAAATACAGCCCACATCGAATATAGCACAGATAAGCGTCACTATGCCCATGTTGATTGCCCTGGTCACGCCGATTATATTAAAAATATGATCACAGGAGCAGCGCAAATGGATGGTGCCATTCTTGTTGTTGCCGCAACAGATGGTCCAATGCCCCAAACTCGTGAGCACATTCTTCTTTCAAAACAAGTTGGTGTGCCAAAAATGGTTGTTTTCCTAAACAAAATCGACTTACTTGAAGGTGAAGAAGAAATGGTTGACCTTGTTGAGGTTGAAATTCGTGAACTTCTTTCTTCATACGACTTTGACGGAGACAACACCCCAATAATCCGTGGTTCAGCTCGTGGTGCTCTTGAAGGAAAACCTGAATGAGAAGCTAAAGTTCTTGAACTAATGGATGCAGTTGATTCATATATTGACTCCCCAGTTCGTGAAATGGATAAACCATTCTTAATGGCGGTTGAGGACGTCTTTACCATTACAGGTCGTGGAACTGTTGCTACTGGTAAAGTTGAAAGAGGACAAGTTAAACTAAATGAAGAGGTTGAAATTGTCGGTTACCGTCCAGAACCGAAAAAAACAGTTGTAACCGGAATTGAAATGTTTAACAAAAACCTTCAATCTGCAATGGCCGGAGATAATGCTGGTGTTCTTCTTCGTGGTGTTGACCGTAAAGATATCGAGCGTGGGCAAGTTATTGCAAAACCAAAAACAATTATTCCCCACACTAAATTTAAAGCAGCAATTTATGCGCTCAAAAAAGAAGAAGGTGGAAGACATACTCCATTTTTCAAAAATTATAAACCTCAATTTTATTTCCGTACAACCGATGTTACTGGTGGAATTGAATTTGAAGCTGGCCGTGAAATGGTAATTCCTGGTGATAATGTTGACCTTACTGTTGAACTTATCGCCCCTATCGCTGTTGAGCAAGGAACAAAATTCTCAATTCGCGAAGGTGGAAGAACTGTTGGAGCCGGAACAGTAACTGAAATTATTAAATAA
- a CDS encoding MPN527 family putative ECF transporter permease subunit codes for MKTSISWNSNYNFKIAITGILFSLSLLFFIFSHNYFSWPFFQSLGLKFDLSTLFLVPIFLLGNFYLGFWCLLVRFAIGPWLIFNHFGGIDIIYFGHFVLFLASVIYIFSFLGFRYLFIKIFKNFAKIKRFIILSLIVSTLTTSLMMTFLNGVLILPVYLKLFKAISSVSLDLVYKGWDDIQKKFLGTENFSYWSFIFSVFIPFNLANFAFQSILAFPIYMIIEHFHKNKTLN; via the coding sequence TTGAAAACTTCAATTTCGTGAAATTCTAACTATAATTTCAAAATAGCAATTACTGGAATTTTATTTAGTCTTTCGTTACTTTTTTTTATTTTTTCACACAATTATTTTTCCTGGCCGTTTTTTCAAAGTCTTGGGCTAAAATTTGACTTATCTACCCTTTTTTTAGTACCAATATTCTTATTGGGCAATTTTTATTTAGGTTTTTGATGCCTTTTGGTTAGGTTTGCAATAGGTCCTTGACTTATTTTTAACCATTTTGGCGGGATTGACATTATCTATTTTGGTCATTTTGTACTATTTTTAGCTTCAGTAATATACATTTTTTCATTTTTAGGTTTTCGTTATCTTTTTATCAAAATTTTTAAAAATTTCGCCAAAATAAAAAGGTTTATTATTTTATCACTAATTGTCTCAACGCTTACAACCAGTTTAATGATGACTTTTTTAAACGGAGTTTTAATTCTTCCAGTTTATTTAAAACTTTTTAAAGCAATAAGTTCAGTATCTCTTGACTTAGTTTATAAGGGGTGGGATGATATTCAAAAAAAGTTTTTAGGAACCGAAAATTTTTCGTATTGGTCTTTTATTTTTAGTGTTTTTATTCCTTTTAATCTTGCAAATTTTGCTTTCCAGTCAATTTTAGCCTTTCCTATTTACATGATTATTGAACATTTTCACAAAAATAAGACGCTAAACTAA
- the lon gene encoding endopeptidase La, which yields MPVHSYRFLVASDDIYFPNTAQQTISFSDPESIKILREIYHSTSRTTLTNKELLIVYRKENEEVDLFEEEIIDEQLNKKGAEQNKSGTTDASKAKASENEKLTVDPKIENDFLPRIVDIDELSKYASLIRVQSYRAKTRPDKSDWQTVILDFTVLEKVQVVDLITDPNNVKADQISIKSTREIIKNREIHVSLINDLLEFGRKTKNFKMPGELLLVVDKFQNSNTEVEKNEFIKGVTNTLSSSVSLSYQQKYHLFALNSYASKIKKLYEHVHAFNEQIRLEDEINVILKSNLDKQQTEFILKEKIKAIRKKLGEDSRYEDEIEELLHSEIGKLIFPKEVAKTIKREANRLKSMMATSPESNITKNYLDLLVALPWRRVRKDILDIQNVRQKLEEAHYGLEEIKKRIIEYLAALIHRRSQSNQEPTLEKIDGDYCDSNLFLSSKVHKGRTNSIPILTLVGPPGTGKTSIAMAIAESIGKEFVKISLGGVRDEAEIRGHRRTYVGALPGKIIQALKKAGVSNPLILLDEIDKMGSDFKGDPAAAMLEVLDPEQNRFFQDHYLELEYDLSQILFVATANEIHDIPEPLLDRVEIIELSSYTFLEKLQIAKSHLIPAVLKENALDPKYFPIDDQTIDYLIRYYTREAGVRGLKRVFDKIARKIIVRLLENTLPENFKIDVEFARELLGIEKFDPDPVDASPQIGTVNGLGYSPLGGSTLQIEVSTIPGRGDIKLTGSLKDVMQESARIALSYVQSKAKDFGIDFDFENTLIHIHVPEGAVPKDGPSAGITFTTAIISALSQKPVSHDIAMTGEITLRGKVLGIGGLKEKSLGAYKSGIKTIFIPQSNEKNLVDLPDEVKNSIKFIPVETYQQIYDFIFK from the coding sequence ATGCCAGTTCATTCATACCGATTTTTAGTTGCATCAGATGATATTTATTTTCCAAACACTGCTCAACAAACTATTAGTTTTAGTGACCCTGAATCAATTAAGATTCTCAGGGAAATTTACCATTCAACTTCACGGACAACTTTAACAAACAAGGAATTGTTGATTGTTTACCGTAAAGAAAATGAAGAAGTAGATTTATTTGAAGAAGAAATTATTGATGAACAACTTAACAAAAAAGGCGCTGAGCAAAACAAATCAGGAACTACTGATGCTTCTAAAGCTAAAGCTTCAGAAAACGAAAAGCTAACTGTAGATCCCAAAATTGAAAACGACTTTTTACCAAGAATTGTTGACATTGATGAACTTTCTAAATATGCTTCTCTGATTAGAGTTCAAAGTTATCGCGCAAAAACTAGACCTGATAAAAGCGATTGGCAAACCGTAATTTTGGATTTTACTGTTCTTGAAAAAGTCCAAGTTGTAGATTTAATAACTGACCCAAATAATGTAAAAGCTGACCAAATAAGTATTAAATCAACTCGCGAAATTATAAAAAATCGGGAAATTCATGTAAGTTTAATTAATGATTTACTTGAATTCGGGCGAAAAACAAAGAACTTTAAGATGCCAGGTGAACTTCTTTTGGTTGTTGATAAATTTCAAAATAGTAACACCGAAGTTGAAAAAAATGAATTCATCAAAGGTGTAACAAATACATTATCTTCATCAGTTAGTCTTAGTTATCAACAAAAATACCATTTATTTGCGCTAAATTCTTATGCTTCTAAAATTAAAAAACTATACGAGCATGTTCATGCCTTTAATGAACAAATTCGTCTAGAAGATGAAATTAATGTTATTCTTAAATCTAACCTTGACAAACAACAAACAGAATTTATCCTAAAAGAAAAAATTAAGGCAATCCGTAAAAAATTAGGCGAAGATTCGCGCTATGAAGATGAAATTGAAGAGCTTTTACACTCAGAAATTGGAAAATTAATTTTCCCGAAAGAAGTTGCAAAAACAATAAAACGTGAAGCTAACCGTTTAAAATCAATGATGGCCACTTCACCTGAATCTAATATTACCAAAAATTACCTTGATTTACTAGTTGCGCTACCTTGAAGACGTGTAAGAAAAGACATTTTAGATATTCAAAATGTTCGCCAAAAACTTGAAGAAGCCCATTATGGACTTGAAGAAATTAAAAAGCGAATAATTGAATATCTTGCTGCTCTAATTCACCGGCGTTCACAGTCAAATCAAGAGCCAACTCTTGAGAAAATCGATGGTGATTATTGTGATTCAAATCTATTTCTTAGCTCTAAAGTGCATAAAGGAAGAACTAACTCAATTCCAATTTTAACTCTTGTTGGTCCTCCAGGAACCGGAAAAACTTCAATTGCAATGGCAATTGCTGAATCAATTGGCAAAGAATTTGTTAAAATTTCACTTGGAGGTGTTCGGGACGAGGCTGAAATAAGAGGACACCGTCGGACATATGTTGGTGCGCTTCCTGGAAAAATTATTCAAGCTCTAAAAAAAGCTGGCGTTTCAAACCCGTTGATTTTACTTGATGAAATTGACAAAATGGGTTCAGATTTCAAAGGTGATCCAGCTGCTGCAATGCTTGAGGTTCTAGATCCAGAACAAAACCGTTTTTTCCAAGATCATTATTTAGAACTTGAATATGACTTATCTCAAATTCTCTTTGTTGCCACAGCTAATGAAATTCACGATATTCCTGAGCCTTTACTTGACCGGGTGGAAATAATTGAGCTGTCATCTTACACTTTTCTTGAAAAACTGCAAATTGCAAAATCACATTTAATTCCTGCAGTTCTAAAAGAAAATGCACTTGACCCAAAATATTTCCCAATTGATGATCAGACTATCGACTACCTAATTCGCTACTATACTCGTGAAGCTGGTGTCCGGGGACTAAAACGGGTTTTTGACAAAATTGCAAGAAAAATTATTGTCAGACTGCTTGAAAACACACTTCCTGAGAACTTTAAAATTGATGTTGAATTTGCCCGCGAACTTTTAGGAATTGAAAAATTTGACCCCGATCCTGTTGATGCAAGTCCGCAAATTGGAACTGTAAATGGACTAGGATACTCGCCACTTGGCGGTTCAACTCTCCAAATTGAAGTTAGCACAATTCCTGGGCGAGGTGATATTAAACTAACTGGTTCACTCAAAGATGTAATGCAAGAATCAGCCCGAATCGCCCTTTCGTATGTTCAGTCTAAAGCAAAAGATTTTGGAATTGACTTTGATTTTGAAAACACTTTGATTCACATTCACGTCCCTGAAGGTGCTGTTCCAAAAGATGGGCCTTCAGCAGGAATAACCTTTACAACCGCAATAATTTCAGCCCTTAGCCAAAAACCCGTTTCACACGATATTGCAATGACTGGTGAAATCACTCTGCGTGGAAAAGTGCTTGGAATTGGCGGCCTAAAGGAAAAATCACTTGGCGCCTACAAAAGCGGAATTAAAACAATTTTTATTCCCCAGTCAAACGAAAAAAATCTTGTTGACTTACCTGATGAGGTTAAAAACTCAATCAAATTTATTCCGGTTGAGACTTACCAACAAATTTATGACTTTATTTTCAAATAA